GGCCGATGGTCTTGAGCATGGCGCCACCCTTGCCGATCAGAATTCCCTTCTGACTCTTGCGTTCCACAAGGACGGTGGCCAGCACAGCAGTTCGGCCCGATCCCTTCCCTTTGGATGGCATCTCCTCCACCCTGTCGATGCTGACCGCAACGCTGTGGGGCACTTCCTCCCGGGTGAGAAGCAGCACCTGCTCGCGAATCAGTTCTGCCATCAACAGCCGTTCAGGCTGGTCACTGACCATCTCCGGCGGATAAAGCTGGGGCCCCTCCGGCATCAAGGCAGTGACGGCCTGCACGAGCTCAGGGCAACCTTCACCAGTGAGCGCGCAGCAATGGTGGATGGGCCACCCCGACTCCGCCAGCAGATCGCGGTAAGCAGCATCGGCCTCCGGTCGTCGCGCCGTGGGAACCTGATCCCATTTATTGAGGACGACCTGCACTGGCAGCCGTTGCTGGCGCAGGAGATTGACGATGAAGGCATCCCCCCTGCCCGGGGGTTCGCTTCCCTCCAGCAGCAGGAGCACCTGATCCACTTCACCGATGGCCGACTTGGCGCTCTGCACCAGGCGTTCTCCAAGCAGGTGATGGGGCTTGTGGATCCCTGGAGTGTCCACCAGGATCAGTTGAGCCTCCTCTGTGGTGAGGATCGCGCGCAGGCGGTTGCGGGTTGTCTGAGCCACCGGAGAGGTGATCGCCACCTTGTCGCCCA
The sequence above is a segment of the Synechococcus sp. PROS-7-1 genome. Coding sequences within it:
- the era gene encoding GTPase Era — translated: MQVTPLTEGYRSGFVALIGRPNVGKSTLVNQLVGDKVAITSPVAQTTRNRLRAILTTEEAQLILVDTPGIHKPHHLLGERLVQSAKSAIGEVDQVLLLLEGSEPPGRGDAFIVNLLRQQRLPVQVVLNKWDQVPTARRPEADAAYRDLLAESGWPIHHCCALTGEGCPELVQAVTALMPEGPQLYPPEMVSDQPERLLMAELIREQVLLLTREEVPHSVAVSIDRVEEMPSKGKGSGRTAVLATVLVERKSQKGILIGKGGAMLKTIGQGARLQMQTLIDGPVYLELFVKVVPDWRSKPQRLAELGYAEEGR